A genomic region of Mus musculus strain C57BL/6J chromosome 7, GRCm38.p6 C57BL/6J contains the following coding sequences:
- the Vmn2r50 gene encoding vomeronasal receptor Vmn2r50 precursor: protein MLTLMGVFFFLNIPLFMANFIDPRCFWRINLNEIQDEYLGLTCPFILAAVQKPIEKDYFNKTLNFLKTTKNHKYALALVFSMDEINRNPNLLPNMSLIIRYTLGRCDGKTGIPTPYLLHKKKQSPIPNYFCNEESMCSFLLRGPNWEVSLSFWNFLDSFLSPRILQLTYGPFHSTFSDDEQYPYLYQMAPKDTSLALAMVSFIHYFNWNWIGLLIPDDDQGNQFLLELKKQSGNKEICFAFVKMISVDDILLEQKTEMYYQQIVMSSSNVIIIYEETINFIDLIFRMWEPPVLQRIWITTKQWNFPTSKRDITHGTFYGSLTFLPHHGGISGFKNFVQTWFHLRSKDLYLVMPEWKYFKYESSASNCKMLKSNSSNASFDWLMEQKFDMAFSESSHNIYNAVYAVAHALHEMNLQQVDNQAVDNGKGASSHCLKVNSFLRKIHFTNTLGDKVIMKQRVIMQEDYDIFHFENLSQHLGIKVKLGKFSPYFSHGRNFHLYVDMLEVATGSRKMPSSVCSAECSPGFRRLWKEGMASCCFFCSPCPENEISNETNMDQCVNCPEYQYANTEQNKCIKKGVTFLSYEDPLGMVLALMAFCFSAFTALVLCVFVKHHDTPIVKANNRSLSYILLLSLMSCFLCSFFFIGHPNRATCVLQQITFGIVFTVAVSTVLAKTVTVVLAFKVTDPGRRLRQFLVSGTPNYIIPICSLFQCVLCAIWLAVSPPFVDIDEHSQHGHIIIVCNKGSVTAFYCVLGYLACLALGSFTLAFLAKNLPDTFNEAKFLTFSILVFFSVWVTFLPVYHSTKGKVMVAVEIFSILASSAGMLGCIFAPKIYIILMRPERNSTQNIKESNSTQKIKEKSNF from the exons ATGTTAACTTTGATGGGAGTCTTCTTCTTCCTTAACATTCCACTTTTCATGGCCAATTTCATTGATCCCAggtgcttttggagaataaatttGAATGAAATTCAGGATGAATATTTGGGATTAACTTGTCCTTTCATCCTGGCAGCAGTTCAGAAACCTATTGAGAAAGATTATTTCAACAAGACTCTGAATTTCCT aaaaacaactaaaaaccacAAATATGCTTTGGCATTGGTCTTTTCAATGGATGAAATCAACAGGAATCCTAATCTTTTACCAAATATGTCTTTGATCATAAGATACACTTTGGGCCGTTGTGATGGAAAAACTGGAATACCTACACCATATTtattacataaaaaaaaacaaagccctaTCCCAAACTATTTCTGTAATGAAGAGAGTATGTGTTCGTTTCTGCTTAGAGGACCCAATTGGGAGGTATCTTTAAGTTTCTGGAACTTCCTGGACAGCTTCTTATCTCCACGT ATCCTTCAGCTTACCTATGGACCTTTCCATTCTACCTTCAGTGATGATGAACAATATCCCTATCTCTATCAGATGGCCCCAAAGGACACATCTCTAGCATTGGCAATGGTCTCCTTCATACATTACTTCAACTGGAATTGGATTGGCCTTCTCATCCCAGATGATGATCAAGGAAaccaatttcttttagagttgaaAAAACAGAGTGGAAACAAGGaaatttgctttgcctttgtgaaAATGATCTCTGTTGATGACATTTTATTAGAACAAAAAACTGAAATGTACTACCAACAAATTGTGATGTCATCCTCAAATGTTATCATCATTTATGAGGAAACAATCAATTTCATTGATTTGATCTTCAGAATGTGGGAACCTCCAGTTTTACAGAGAATATGGATCACCACAAAGCAATGGAATTTCCCTACCAGTAAGAGAGACATAACTCATGGCACATTCTATGGATCACTTACTTTCCTACCCCACCATGGTGGGATTTCTGGCTTTAAAAATTTTGTACAGACTTGGTTCCATCTCAGAAGCAAAGATTTATATCTAGTAATGCCAGAGTGGAAATACTTTAAATATGAATCCTCAGCATCTAACTGTAAAATGCTGAAGAGCAATTCATCCAATGCCTCATTTGATTGGCTAATGGAACAGAAATTTGACATGGCCTTTAGTGAGAGTAGTCATAACATATACAATGCTGTGTATGCCGTAGCCCATGCACTCCATGAGATGAATTTGCAGCAGGTTGATAATCAGGCAGTAGACAATGGGAAAGGAGCCAGTTCTCACTGCTTGAAG GTAAACTCCTTTCTTAGAAAGATCCACTTCACTAATACTCTTGGGGACAAAGTGATTATGAAACAAAGAGTAATAATGCAGGAAGACTatgacatttttcattttgagaatCTCTCACAACACCTTGGGATTAAGGTGAAGTTAGGAAAGTTCAGCCCATATTTTTCACATGGTCGAAACTTTCACTTATATGTAGACATGCTTGAGGTggccacaggaagtagaaag ATGCCATCCTCTGTGTGCAGTGCAGAATGTAGTCCTGGATTCAGAAGAttgtggaaggagggaatggcaTCCTGCTGTTTTTTTTGCAGCCCCtgccctgaaaatgaaatttctaatgagacaa ATATGGATCAATGTGTGAATTGTCCAGAATACCAATATGCcaacacagaacagaacaaatgtaTTAAAAAAGGTGTCACCTTTCTAAGCTATGAAGACCCCTTGGGGATGGTACTTGCCTTAATggccttctgtttctctgcattcacagctctggtactttgtgtctttgtgaagcaccatgacactcctattgtgaaggccaataacaGAAGCCTCAGCTACATATTATTGCTATCACTCATGTCCTGTTTtctgtgttcctttttcttcattggccaTCCTAACAGAGCCACCTGTGTCTTACAACAAATcacatttggaattgtattcactgTGGCTGTTTCCACAGTTCTGGCGAAAACAGTCACTGTGGTTCTTGCTTTCAAAGTCACAGACCCAGGGAGAAGATTGAGACAATTCCTTGTATCAGGCACACCCAACTACATTATTCCCATATGTTCCCTATTTCAATGTGTTCTGTGTGCAATCTGGctagcagtttctcctccctttgttgatattgatgaacaCTCTCAGCATGGCCACATCATCATTGTGTGCAACAAGggctcagttactgcattctactgtgtTCTTGGATACTTGGCCTGCCTGGCACTTGGAAGCTTCACTTTGGCTTTCTTGGCCAAGAATCTGCCTgacacattcaatgaagccaagttcttgaCCTTCAGCATACTAGTGTTCTTCAGTGTCtgggtcaccttcctccctgtctaccataGCACCAAGGGCAAGGTCATGGTTGCTGTGGAGATCTTCTccatcttggcatccagtgcagGGATGCTTGGATGTATTTTTGCACCCaagatttatatcattttaatgagACCAGAAAGAAATTCTACCCAAAACATCAAAGAGAGTAATTCTACCCAAAAgatcaaagaaaaatcaaatttctGA